The region TAATGTCGGCACCACCGCCGCCCAGTCTGGGGTGTCGGCGACGGCAAATAATATCGGTACTGCCACAAATCAGTGGGGATTGAATGCGACTGCAACGAATTCGGGGACAATTCCAGCCGGTGGTATTCAGTACGGAGCAGATATCGCTGCCATTACAAGTAAGGCCTTGGATTTTCAAAGGGCAACGGTATCTCGGGCTGTTAACAACTCAACCACAGGCAATATCTTATCCCAAATTGGCGGAAGCTTTTCAACGGAAAACGCGGCTGCTGGTAGCGTTGGCAGCCAGTGGGGTTCTTTAGCAGTAGCTTATAATCTCGCTAGTGGCGCTGTAACTAACAGTGTTGGTGCTGCCGGAAAAGCCCAAAATTATTCCGCCGGAACGATTGGAGAGGCCATCGGAACTCAAGGTGAAGTTTTAAATAATGACGCTGGTGGGACGATCACTTCGGCCATGGCTTTGCATGGTCAGGTTCTTCGCACGGCTGGAACGATTACTAACGCTTATGGTTTATACCTAGGGGCCATTCGCGGAACAAACCAATGGTCTATCTATTCTGCAGATGCCACGGCGCCTAGCTACTTCGCAGCGGATGTTGGTATTGGCACAGCTACCCCGGGAGTGAAGCTTGATGTGGTCGGAGCTATACGTACTAGTGGGGCTTTAATGAGTGATAGTCGTTACCTTCAGTTTAAGAAAAATGATGGAACTTACGACAACGCCATTTACTATGATAACGGAGTGACGACGAACGATCTGGTTATCGGACGGGATTCATCTCTTCTCTATTTTAGAACTAACGGTACCATCCATCAGACGATCGATGCTGACGGTAAGGTGGGTATCAACAACATGACTCCGGCTTACCAGCTTGATGTGGGCGGTGATATTAATGCTACGGGATGTGTGAGGGCTGGTGGCTCAACGTTGGGTGGTACTTGCGCGTCTGATTCGCGACTAAAAGAAAACATCCAATCTTTTGATTTGGGGCTTGAGGCCCTTCTGGGGATTACTCCGCACTACTTCAAATACAATGGTCTTGCAGAGGTTCCAGCAAGTCGCAGTCTTGAACTTGGTGTGATTGCCCAGGAAGTGGAAAAGACGGCACCTGAATTGATTGTGCCTAAAAAAGTGAAGTTGAATCCTGATGACAGCCAAGAGACAGAAATCAAGCAAGTAAACTACACGGCTTTTACCTACGTTTTGATCAATGCCGTCAAAGAGCTTTATCATCATTGGCTGGATGACAGTCAGAGCATTCACCGTGAGCTGGCTTCCAAAGACCAGCAGATCCGGCTGTTAGAACAAGAAAACGTTCAGAAAACCAAAGAGCTTGAGGCAATGAAGAAAGAAAACAGCGCCATCAAATCTTGGATCTGCTCAAAAGACCCGTCAGCGGCGCTCTGTCACTGACGGACTCAAAGAAATCGTTAGGACTTGGCGCAAAGAAACACTTCGTGCACGCAGTCTCCTCGGTCATCCTGATATTGATCAAGAACGCCGAAAATGGCCTCGCGTAGTTTATCTTTGAACTCCGCCAGTTGATGTGAAGGTATCGAGAACGCCGTATAAAAAACAAAGTTTCTGGGATCTAAGGCGATCTCATGGGCTTCGGTGCGAATCTGCGAACACATTGTTCGGGTAAGATCCACCATGCTCGCCGGGCTTGAAATTTTCGGAAAATCAATTTGGTGAGACGGGGCATAATATCGGTCGTCCTTGAATGTGGCAGCGCCTTCTTGAATTAGAATCTGCAACATCTCCTGAGCAACATCAGGAGTCAACTTTGCGCGAGCCGCCACTTCCGAAAGACTGGCTCCTTCATCCACCGCGCCTAAGCTTGCGAAAACTCGGAAGAGCATGGGTTTGGAAATAAATCGCTGGGGATCTTTGATTTGCGAAAGAGCTTCATTTCTGCGGATGATTGAGTTTTTCGTCGCGAGGATTTTTGCTTCGATCTCTTCGCCTGATAGTTTCGGATTGAGTAACTCTGGTTGGGATTTGGCGGCCAATAAAGAGAATATTTCTAAGTAAGGCTTCGGCAGCTTTAAAGCTGTTCTAATTTGCGAAAGACTTTCGCGCGAAAGCCCCTTTCTTCCCGCTAAGTATTCCGATAGAAAGCTGCGCGAAGAAAAACCAGCACGTCGAGAAAAATCCGCGACGTTGACCTTGCCACGTTTTTTATAGCGGACATCTAAAGCATGCTTTAAAAATGTTTGGGCGTCTGAAGCCTCAAGAAGGTCTAAATAAATCATTTCATCCGTTTTTAGCATTTAGTTTCCCACTGAGATTCGAGGTTGAGGTTGAGAGATGCGATCGTAGACAAGAAGCCCATTGGTATAACAACTGAGATCGAGTTGGAGAGACGAAGATTTTTCGTCGACCCAAGTTAGAAGGCCGCGATCCATGCGGGCCCCGTCATACGTCACTGTAAGACGGAGTGTTTTTTTACCATTTTCATAATTTTTACTGTCTTGAAGCTTCGTTTCGTACACGAAGGATTCTCGAATTAAATGACTGGTTTGTGTGATGTCGTCATGTATGACCAGCGCTAGTAAATAGCCGGAGCCATTTTTGAAAGGAATAAGTCCTAGTTCGTACCATGGGTTCCCGACTTCTTGTTCGCATGAGAGAACAGTATTCAGAGAAACAGGCGCAGGAGGCTGGGCTTGTACACTCAATGAAAGTAGCAAAAATATTATACCTGTAGCGAACGATTTTATATTCATACGACCTCTCGGATTTGGTTGAAGAAATTTATTCTTAGATGAGGCCATTTGCACCCGATAATTGCAGTTTCTACATGTAGAAGAGACGCATTAGATCTCTTGGCGAACACATTTTTAGTATTCGAAAAATTCTTATTGATAGATCGGGACTGAGGGGCGCTTCGCATAGATCCCCAAGAAAAACGCCGACCAAAAAAGAACATGAATAATCATTGTATTCCAGATCTCTTGGTGAACTGGATACGCTTTGATTCTTTGAAAAGACTTGCTCGGATTTTTAAAAAAACACCACAATATTATGACGGCACATATCAACAACCTTCGTTCGAATATTTTTTCGCGATCCATAAACAAAGAGAGACAATTCAATGAGTGAAGTTAAACCGCATATTGTCAGAAGAACAAAGACAATTGACGAAGTACCTAAAAGTTTTCAGGGAAACCTTCCTAAAGAGCAGGTCGTAGAAGATCTCAAAAACCGAATCGAAGGTCTGTTAAAGATGATCGTCGAAGATTCAAACGATGTCGGAATTTCTGTCGTACAGGGAGAGCGTACCACCGTATTTGCGGTTTCCTGTCAAAGACACAATATCGCAAGAATCTTGGGTCGAAAGGGTAAGACGATTGATGCCATCCGAACTTTGGTGACATCAGTCACGGGGCGCTACGGATTTAGAGCCGTCGTTGAAGTACCTTATTTTGAAGAAGTTAAAATATCTGAGTAAATGGGATCCCGTCGCAGACGACGGGATCTTCTTGAAATATAATGTCTAGACACCCAACAGGGATTTTACTTTATCAAAGGCCTGAGAGATATTGCCCCTGTTTGGAGCAGCCCCTTGTGCAAAGTCAGGACGACCTCCACCTTTACCTCCCATGATGGCCGCGACTTCTTTCAAGAGGTCTCCGGCTTTTGTTTC is a window of Bdellovibrio sp. ArHS DNA encoding:
- a CDS encoding tail fiber domain-containing protein, whose translation is TTPTTDGQILRFDGTDWTPNFVSMADLRSKVTGTQALTTGCTAAQTLTWISTTDSLACSDIAIDKSQVSFGSQTAGQFFAAPAGSAGTPVFRSIATSDLPASAVTQWTTNSTDIYYNTGKVGIGTTSPKTLLDLQTTTNPSQPVNLAIYPTSSLIYPSSNLEATFTNLPSDGTTTGGFKQITLNPSTTLNSAVSGDYVYVVTPPTATSASNSLTYGLTAGARDYAGFTTTGGVYGASFFGFYAGAGTRSSIVGVNGSAMIQNYNSTNQASTVSYLYGANLIANNSSTNGTVTGGLRGINLNTTNVGTTAAQSGVSATANNIGTATNQWGLNATATNSGTIPAGGIQYGADIAAITSKALDFQRATVSRAVNNSTTGNILSQIGGSFSTENAAAGSVGSQWGSLAVAYNLASGAVTNSVGAAGKAQNYSAGTIGEAIGTQGEVLNNDAGGTITSAMALHGQVLRTAGTITNAYGLYLGAIRGTNQWSIYSADATAPSYFAADVGIGTATPGVKLDVVGAIRTSGALMSDSRYLQFKKNDGTYDNAIYYDNGVTTNDLVIGRDSSLLYFRTNGTIHQTIDADGKVGINNMTPAYQLDVGGDINATGCVRAGGSTLGGTCASDSRLKENIQSFDLGLEALLGITPHYFKYNGLAEVPASRSLELGVIAQEVEKTAPELIVPKKVKLNPDDSQETEIKQVNYTAFTYVLINAVKELYHHWLDDSQSIHRELASKDQQIRLLEQENVQKTKELEAMKKENSAIKSWICSKDPSAALCH
- a CDS encoding KH domain-containing protein, translated to MSEVKPHIVRRTKTIDEVPKSFQGNLPKEQVVEDLKNRIEGLLKMIVEDSNDVGISVVQGERTTVFAVSCQRHNIARILGRKGKTIDAIRTLVTSVTGRYGFRAVVEVPYFEEVKISE